The following are encoded in a window of Paenibacillus polymyxa genomic DNA:
- a CDS encoding HNH endonuclease, whose amino-acid sequence MSAQEGSLYISMNTHNGVSLNSTQRIQIQATGSLSLSAGSILLQGTNGLHLNTTTDTLDLEQEVNSVSSEIQLKASLHQYYPEPILSDFEKQVAEKGIQGVMAARVKENVGATLKGEWDAGLDFAKGMWDSFVDIADLVTVPLALRFILPEGILRRNETFEGIQHGIELGVEKGTKYVEVIKDSSSVKQGIKDVGNEVKKDANFVWDGITEPFVKKLDNFFPNPYTDTKQESYDAGYDSIKAVERAADIYTVLKGGTKLVRNLGKLGKEEASLSKGAKEAGEKNAGKGGSPGLFGDTAKAESALAKAGDGKFKTNAIRFPTNFESLGNYLQSISRKMNIRITKRSPILATDRGHYRFHDPGPDVPPSKGSGAKISPERQKQIDALESGKYTGKSTKGTGNASKAIENRAANLENIKEFAKGNKKFENVLDDYALIYGDIVKSNKPWSWQDDFVGRLSSNQRKMIKERALELHHDIPKVEVKKIDGLKFGYADFKRAGVVLHEDVLPKELWKATDDAQFKWLNDRLPNKVQPQGTTWHHNEEGGLMQLVPFGVHNITKHNGGRTRGHWADAPRH is encoded by the coding sequence ATGAGTGCGCAGGAAGGGTCACTGTACATTTCCATGAATACCCATAACGGTGTCAGCCTGAACAGCACCCAACGTATACAAATTCAAGCCACAGGCAGTCTTAGTCTTTCGGCAGGTAGCATCCTGCTGCAAGGAACCAACGGCTTACACTTGAATACAACAACCGATACACTGGATTTGGAGCAGGAAGTTAACAGCGTAAGTTCAGAAATCCAACTTAAAGCTTCCCTCCATCAATACTACCCAGAACCGATTTTGTCTGATTTTGAGAAGCAAGTCGCTGAAAAGGGAATTCAAGGCGTGATGGCAGCACGTGTTAAGGAAAACGTAGGCGCGACCCTCAAGGGAGAATGGGATGCGGGTTTGGATTTTGCAAAAGGAATGTGGGATTCGTTTGTCGATATAGCGGATCTTGTAACAGTTCCTCTTGCTTTACGTTTTATCTTGCCAGAAGGAATCTTGAGACGTAATGAAACTTTCGAAGGTATTCAGCATGGTATAGAATTGGGCGTTGAGAAAGGTACCAAGTATGTGGAAGTTATTAAGGATTCCTCCAGTGTAAAACAAGGAATTAAGGACGTTGGAAATGAAGTGAAAAAAGATGCTAACTTTGTATGGGACGGCATCACAGAACCTTTTGTAAAAAAATTGGATAACTTCTTCCCCAACCCATATACCGATACCAAACAGGAAAGTTACGATGCAGGATATGACAGTATAAAAGCCGTGGAACGTGCAGCAGATATTTATACAGTTCTTAAAGGCGGTACAAAGTTAGTTAGAAATCTCGGAAAGCTGGGTAAAGAAGAAGCCTCCTTATCTAAAGGCGCCAAGGAAGCTGGAGAAAAGAATGCCGGTAAAGGTGGTTCGCCGGGATTATTCGGAGATACAGCAAAAGCTGAATCTGCCCTTGCCAAGGCTGGAGATGGAAAATTCAAAACGAATGCCATCCGTTTTCCAACCAATTTTGAATCCTTGGGGAATTACTTGCAAAGTATATCCCGAAAGATGAATATCCGTATAACTAAAAGATCGCCGATCCTCGCAACAGATAGAGGTCATTATCGGTTTCATGATCCTGGTCCTGACGTCCCACCTTCTAAAGGTTCCGGTGCAAAAATTTCGCCTGAGAGACAAAAACAGATTGATGCGTTAGAATCAGGAAAGTACACGGGCAAGAGCACTAAGGGGACGGGTAATGCTTCTAAAGCAATTGAAAATAGAGCAGCTAATCTTGAAAACATAAAAGAATTCGCCAAAGGGAATAAAAAATTTGAAAATGTTCTTGATGATTATGCATTAATTTATGGAGATATAGTAAAATCAAATAAACCATGGTCATGGCAAGATGACTTTGTTGGTAGATTATCCTCAAACCAAAGAAAGATGATAAAAGAACGAGCTTTAGAATTACATCATGATATTCCTAAGGTTGAAGTGAAGAAAATAGACGGATTGAAATTTGGATATGCAGACTTTAAAAGAGCAGGTGTGGTACTACATGAAGATGTTCTTCCAAAGGAACTATGGAAAGCAACAGATGATGCACAATTTAAGTGGTTGAATGATAGATTGCCAAATAAGGTACAACCACAAGGAACAACTTGGCATCATAATGAAGAAGGTGGATTAATGCAACTTGTACCATTTGGTGTTCATAATATCACTAAGCATAATGGGGGAAGAACAAGAGGACACTGGGCAGACGCTCCACGACATTAA
- a CDS encoding contractile injection system protein, VgrG/Pvc8 family — MNIVAKDRFTYQHLHVTWPYGKLRLHNVHMSHELGEHARLVITGSLEADQADTIITKASSDDEVELWYSDAKDQKHPLFMGQLYCLDVEHRHQEIVVTLDVISHSFKLDTQLKNRSFQHINQKYVEIVDAVLADYKGSDKIDEAFEKKATGQFMLQYQETDWTFLKRLASHVGALLVPNVVSHHAQIWIGIPQARQHIHLKEVPFALQRKIAPYLDQEANGWRSAHIADYTRYTFEWDRMLQLGDEVERNHETYVITKREGQLIRGLMTWSYECALSQGLKVPKIYNRTIIGAAIEGKILDVSRNQVRLHLDIDDQQNPKDAQWFPYSAEGNQVWYLMPEKGAQVKLYFPSADEDDAMVIQSVRTKPSSVAVPSSHAAQGAVVESPAERHQRKTADPESNPLRTRKEKKFP, encoded by the coding sequence ATGAACATCGTAGCGAAAGACCGCTTTACCTATCAGCACTTACATGTCACTTGGCCCTATGGCAAGCTGCGTCTTCACAACGTCCATATGAGTCACGAGCTGGGAGAACATGCTAGACTGGTGATCACGGGTAGTCTAGAAGCCGATCAAGCAGACACAATCATTACCAAAGCAAGCAGTGACGACGAAGTTGAGCTATGGTATTCCGATGCCAAAGATCAGAAGCATCCCTTATTTATGGGACAACTATACTGCTTAGATGTGGAGCACAGACATCAGGAGATCGTGGTAACTCTCGACGTCATTTCTCATAGTTTTAAACTGGATACGCAGCTCAAAAACCGCTCCTTTCAGCACATAAACCAGAAATATGTTGAAATCGTCGACGCAGTGCTGGCCGATTATAAGGGCTCGGACAAGATTGATGAAGCTTTTGAGAAAAAAGCGACAGGCCAGTTTATGTTGCAGTATCAGGAGACCGATTGGACTTTTTTAAAACGGCTGGCTTCGCATGTGGGAGCCCTTCTCGTCCCTAATGTCGTTTCACACCATGCGCAAATTTGGATCGGTATTCCGCAAGCCAGACAGCATATTCATTTGAAAGAGGTTCCTTTTGCGTTGCAGCGCAAGATTGCTCCCTATCTGGATCAGGAGGCTAACGGCTGGAGATCTGCCCATATTGCAGACTATACTCGGTATACCTTTGAGTGGGATCGAATGCTGCAATTGGGAGATGAAGTGGAGCGCAATCACGAAACCTACGTCATCACCAAACGTGAAGGACAGTTGATTCGCGGTTTAATGACCTGGTCGTATGAATGCGCATTGTCACAAGGCTTGAAGGTCCCTAAAATCTATAATCGTACCATCATTGGCGCGGCTATTGAAGGAAAAATACTAGATGTCAGCCGGAATCAGGTTCGGTTGCATTTGGATATAGACGATCAGCAGAATCCCAAGGATGCCCAATGGTTCCCCTATTCTGCTGAAGGGAATCAGGTGTGGTATCTAATGCCGGAAAAAGGTGCGCAGGTGAAGCTGTATTTTCCAAGTGCAGACGAAGACGATGCGATGGTCATACAATCGGTTCGAACGAAACCATCCAGCGTTGCTGTCCCTTCATCTCACGCAGCCCAAGGTGCTGTGGTCGAATCACCAGCAGAACGCCACCAGCGTAAAACTGCCGATCCCGAGTCAAATCCTTTGCGAACCCGCAAGGAAAAGAAATTTCCTTAG
- a CDS encoding DUF4280 domain-containing protein, with amino-acid sequence MFLPLLIKALAQGALSGEHSYVVRGAKLQCSQGTDPGVLNMMYSHGVFIKDKPVLNVDDAICGANISKINAFGLCKLKQGLPCEPEIAFGSKWTGGKEDVLIEGAPALLNNSTLMCSCQGVQEAISSFFGADSTGSGGGGIISITDDGQDG; translated from the coding sequence ATGTTTTTACCTTTACTTATTAAAGCTCTGGCTCAAGGTGCACTCAGCGGAGAACATTCTTATGTGGTGAGAGGAGCCAAGCTACAGTGCAGTCAAGGCACAGACCCTGGTGTGCTCAATATGATGTACAGCCACGGTGTTTTCATTAAAGATAAACCCGTTCTGAACGTGGACGATGCCATTTGTGGAGCCAATATTAGCAAAATCAATGCTTTTGGATTGTGTAAATTGAAGCAGGGTCTTCCCTGTGAACCGGAGATTGCGTTTGGGTCCAAGTGGACAGGCGGTAAGGAAGACGTATTGATTGAGGGGGCGCCTGCCCTACTCAACAATTCGACCTTAATGTGTAGCTGTCAAGGTGTACAAGAGGCGATATCCTCCTTTTTTGGTGCAGACAGCACGGGATCTGGTGGTGGAGGTATCATCTCCATTACAGATGACGGACAGGATGGTTGA
- a CDS encoding imm11 family protein, which translates to MRHYYVLVDDHRISRNIKPMNLDLFKTPFVGMPPAQVLDVHATEDAEYTDWLPFSPSQPLFSDSMKRILELYNTQARFKQVYIVNREPSRQELYWISSVPSVDGISEQTEFYAHDQTLKRLVLDSQKVNGHHFFRLSNVREPYFIVSLEAAESLLRRSLSGFRLQKLELL; encoded by the coding sequence ATGCGCCATTATTATGTGCTGGTCGATGATCATCGTATTTCCCGAAACATTAAACCGATGAATTTAGACCTTTTTAAAACGCCATTTGTTGGCATGCCTCCGGCTCAGGTTTTAGATGTTCATGCGACAGAAGATGCCGAGTACACGGACTGGCTACCGTTTTCACCCTCACAACCGCTATTTTCCGATTCTATGAAACGGATTCTAGAACTATACAATACACAAGCTCGTTTTAAACAGGTGTATATCGTGAACCGGGAACCTAGCCGTCAAGAATTATATTGGATTTCATCCGTTCCCTCTGTCGATGGCATTTCAGAACAGACTGAATTTTATGCGCACGACCAAACCTTAAAACGACTTGTGCTGGATAGTCAAAAGGTAAATGGACACCATTTTTTTCGACTGTCTAACGTGAGGGAACCCTATTTCATTGTTAGCTTGGAGGCTGCTGAAAGTTTGCTGCGGCGGAGTTTGAGTGGTTTTCGGCTACAAAAGCTAGAACTCTTATAA
- a CDS encoding pentapeptide repeat-containing protein translates to MDKQAALHHFKEHHFTPLLELQLDTLENKFQRCQDQLISDFNNSFRDLCIHILGMQQQGQKEPIGYIHYSFLRTQILEQSYLYIVEAYSAEWYEDVSDCKLAYDASWAYAPMNAMLETLEQERKIYMGTITSVDVERLMLESAPFFHQFVNSLLRLGMAEVVQMPEYLAIYKADRLAIRTGEYKDISENLYVEDQEALLADHVKEQLIHSSEEEPYVYENLKRLSLPHLHLMQKDLRYNDFSHSDLRGSQFHSCILIGSIWQRANLEGGNFQGCLLTDTDFRYSDLRGANFNSASGQPYREHGVRVPGLCGLHFEHANLDGADFTDVHSFEHAYFEGASMKGTLVPRKYQQYWKLSEAQRQSIVWTE, encoded by the coding sequence ATGGATAAACAAGCAGCGTTACACCATTTTAAGGAACATCATTTTACACCCTTACTGGAATTACAGCTAGACACGCTGGAGAACAAGTTCCAACGTTGTCAGGATCAGCTCATTTCGGACTTCAACAATTCGTTCAGGGATTTATGTATACACATTCTAGGCATGCAGCAACAAGGTCAAAAAGAACCGATTGGATATATCCACTATTCTTTCTTGCGCACGCAGATTCTTGAGCAATCCTACTTATATATAGTAGAGGCTTATTCTGCTGAATGGTATGAAGATGTTTCGGATTGTAAGTTAGCTTATGACGCGTCATGGGCCTATGCACCGATGAATGCCATGTTGGAAACCTTGGAGCAGGAACGAAAAATATATATGGGGACGATCACTTCAGTGGACGTTGAACGACTGATGTTGGAATCCGCTCCTTTTTTTCACCAGTTTGTGAACTCCCTCCTGCGCTTAGGGATGGCAGAAGTGGTTCAAATGCCTGAGTATCTCGCCATTTATAAAGCTGATCGTTTAGCTATCCGAACGGGCGAGTACAAGGATATCAGCGAGAATCTATATGTCGAAGATCAGGAAGCACTTCTTGCAGATCATGTGAAAGAGCAATTGATACATTCCAGTGAAGAAGAACCCTATGTTTACGAAAACCTAAAGCGGCTTTCTCTTCCCCACCTTCACCTGATGCAAAAGGATTTGCGCTATAACGATTTTAGCCACAGTGACTTACGGGGAAGCCAGTTTCACAGCTGCATATTGATCGGAAGCATCTGGCAACGAGCGAATCTGGAAGGAGGCAACTTTCAGGGATGCCTACTGACCGATACGGATTTTAGATATAGCGATTTGAGAGGTGCTAACTTCAATAGTGCCAGCGGACAGCCGTATCGGGAACATGGAGTTCGGGTGCCGGGGCTATGTGGGCTTCATTTCGAACACGCCAACCTGGATGGGGCTGATTTTACAGATGTACATTCGTTTGAACATGCATATTTTGAGGGGGCTTCGATGAAAGGAACTCTTGTCCCACGAAAGTACCAACAGTATTGGAAATTAAGCGAAGCACAGCGTCAATCTATTGTGTGGACGGAATAA
- a CDS encoding restriction endonuclease subunit M, translating into MSGSPQFRIIEVVDDNAPLYTYYGQQDIEDDLVGIDSNGSDSKQVRTLDKVSTLCQGDIVFSLISGKSTIVGVEHQGYLYTQNYVKLVTNEKVDSKYLVYLLNEDKFIKKQFQMGLQGSQVLKYTLKQVKELELPDLPTIEKQRMIGELYFNQLRLEALKIRAANLETTIVLEKLRGAINK; encoded by the coding sequence GTGAGTGGTTCACCGCAATTTAGGATTATAGAAGTGGTTGATGATAATGCACCACTTTACACCTATTATGGACAACAAGATATTGAAGATGATTTGGTTGGTATTGATTCAAATGGTAGTGACAGCAAACAAGTACGAACCTTGGATAAGGTCAGTACGCTATGTCAAGGGGATATTGTTTTTAGTTTGATATCGGGAAAATCTACTATAGTTGGTGTGGAGCATCAGGGATATCTATACACGCAAAACTACGTTAAATTAGTAACTAATGAAAAGGTTGATTCAAAATATCTTGTTTACTTACTTAATGAAGATAAATTCATTAAGAAACAGTTTCAAATGGGGCTGCAGGGGTCTCAAGTTCTAAAATACACACTGAAACAAGTGAAAGAGCTTGAGCTACCAGATCTGCCAACAATAGAAAAACAGCGGATGATCGGTGAACTCTATTTCAACCAATTGCGACTAGAAGCATTGAAAATTAGAGCGGCAAATTTGGAAACTACCATAGTATTAGAAAAGCTTAGGGGGGCAATCAATAAATGA